The Topomyia yanbarensis strain Yona2022 chromosome 3, ASM3024719v1, whole genome shotgun sequence nucleotide sequence cacggtcccaAGCACTCATTTGCTGGTAGGTTACCCCCTGGGACGGGACGTGCAAAGTGAAATAAAGTAACTGTCACCGCGAACCGGCAATGGCCTGTCACTGCGAACCAGGCCTTtcttgatgattttcattttcttgtaATAAACATTGTCTGGGTAATATCGTAATATTCTGGCTGTATACAAggtgtttttagaaaatatattttacatgttGCTTAGATGCATGTACATGCACAGAAacaaatatgaaaaatgcaacGAAGGCAAgtgcaattttattattctgctCCACAGTtatggttaatgttgttttacATAGCACAGAGAAACGATAACATAATTCATGTCATGTATGAGCTCTATTATTTTCGGCACAAATCTGTACCTCATCGGCAGAAATGTATGCCGCATCGGCACAGCACTTCCATCGACATTTGCTTGCAATTATTTTGCAAGCTGATTTTTCCCTgcaaaataacatcaatatcgggAAGGAAAAAGAAGACAATCTTCGCATGTCTCGTCCCAGGGTACCCCCAGgcttgggaacattttttttactaGGGGTCTATCCCCTGTTTACGTCAAAATGTCAAAGCAGGAGAAACTAACCTAGTCGAGGTTAGCCGAAACTTAACGAAGGGAGATGCGAGTAGACCGAGTAGACTATCGTGTGATACAGTCGACCTCTGTTTGAGGAAACTGGAACTGCGTGCTTTTCTTCTAATACAGTAGTAGCTAGATTTAAAACTTGTACGTTGGAACATTCGTTTTACTGCCTTCATTGCGATTAGATCGGCTACTATCAAAAATATTCTGTGTTATTTGTAATTAAGTATTAAgtgtagtaaagttaatttagaTAGTCAATAAATCGTCTTGTGTTGAATAAAGCTATTTTAGTGTGAAGTACTTGTCTCGAAGGCTTTATTCGTGTGATGCGTATCCGTTGAAACTACCAGCGAACAATATTGAGTAATCGGTCGTTGCTGCGAAATTTAAGGTGAAGGGAAAGCCAAATCATCCGTTAGGATACCAAGAGGACCGCCACGAAATCTCTAACGGTAGGATCCTACTGGGACACTAGTTTCGCAAAGGGACACAacatcccccatatgcttgtccatatgtcagtggcgcaaGAATTTTAAAAGCGgtcacagtcccaactaaaaatatatttaaaattaccgttaaagcgggcgaagctttgtttttgagtgttatgtttgttagtctgtgcttacacgttcaatatttttatcaattgaCGATATTCTTACAAtatttcaatcccatttgaaatccacatcgtcaatacaattttttttccattacattacattacattacattacattaccttacattacattacattacattacattacattacattacattacattatattCTCTCCCAGTTAAGCTTAGttggaaatgaaccggaattctggctggttccggttcgtattccggctctagttagaatcggttgtgtcactggagcccgtgtacgaactggaaccagccagaattccagttaatttccggctgaactttactaaGCTACTattgtcaaaaatattgaacgtgtaagggccgatTTTCACTGGAGTCGAAATGCGAGTTAGAACCAGCCGGATTCCGGTTGATTCGAACGTCAAATGCAGCAAGGGGCCCAGTTAAGCTCAatcggaaatgaaccggaattctggctggctccagttcgtattctggctccagtgacacaaccgattctagttataatcggttgtgtcactggagcccgcaCTGAAAAACAAAGTTACCTATTTTTTGGGTTAAATTTGCTCACTGCGAAGTTTATACATGGGCAacccaaaattaggtagaaATTTGAACATGGCGATTACCCATAAGTTGAGTTGGTCGCTGTGAACTTCGTGTTGGGTAGGAATTGAATAATGACGTCCACCCAAATTCAAGTTCATCGCTTCGTACTTATATTTTGGGTAGCCCCTTTCAAACAAAATAGTAGGTAATGTTTTTGACAGCCATTGTTATTGTTGTGAATCAAATTGCATGAAGTGGTTCTGGAAAAGAATGGTAATTATAATGCataatgcaataatttcaattaaaaataatgattaatttatttcagCCTACAAGCTTAGAATAAAGTAATTAGTGCTGGATCTAAAACATGAATCGGTGAGTActgaaattttgtttattttttgattgtggGTTCATGTTGAGTTGCTCATATCATTTAAATAGAGGCCACCGCATCATTCCGAAACCCGATCGGACCTCGAAAAACACATTGGACTCTTGATAGGACGTTgatgattcatattttttttggaaatgtctgaAATGCATATCGCTAGGGTTAAAATAGAATATAACCACTAGAGGGCAATTGCAGCGGCTAGCGGTGATTAAATATTTTCTAGCTCTTACATATGATGGGCCCATTAGATTGACATTTGTTGCCCCTGACACACGCAGGTTAAAGTAATGAGTAACAATAGCAGCTACAAAATGATACAGTTTGGCAATTATATACCAAATGTTCCAGGCTGCAACAATTCTACTCTATTGTTTCGATTTTATTGATCAAAAGCAGGCAAAAACCTCAAGTGGTGTGAATTTAGTAAACGGGGTAATTCTAAAAGATGTGACGAAATGTAGAATGATACAAGGTCGAATATAGCAAATGATTGACAATAACAAAGGTTCCAATGTTACTAAAGGTTTAATGAAACAAAagtttaaagtttaaaaaaagaatAATGTATTCTCACCGTTATGACGCGTCACCTCGCCTAGTTAGGTGAGGTGAGAGCGAAAAAAGCGATCTATATTCGAGGTGACTATATTCTCacctaaaaacctgttttaatccatctagtggtgcaatttggctttctcaatcatgaacacgagaatgtttgcgttgtttatattcattaaaagctttcaaatgcatatattatatttcattattatacatgacatgataaatatacaagaaaagaaatcattcgacttctaaaattttgcaaaagaaaaaacagccacggtaatattgaactgaaaaacctgttttaatccacctagcggtgcaattgtgcctttctcatttatccaaactatgattagtttagtgaaaattggtttagtcatcaccgaagtcgCTTTAGATCTGCAATATGCccggaacccgggacttccggaattatcgatagtggacaatatattccaataatctatgattcgccatcagtgatctaggcctgcgaatcgaagtaatttgatgttcatttcaaaagattttaaacctatgaggtattacgattgtaccggttcatatgagaaattactatgtgactgcaataaccaacctttaactccggaaccaacagtcagaactgaatgagaTTCAATAGCACTCATTGGgggtattatatctttcatttgaaatgaagtttgtcaaaatcggttaagagttcgctggaaaataggtgtgacattagctcgggaacttggcgagttctccgggggcatcaagatccgtcataggtgaccaatgtggtcaaaactactttgattggtcattagtggtttagacccgcaaatccaagtaatgttgaacgtatttgaatatgtaccagttaccagtttatatgggaatttgctgtgtgaccgcactcttcaatccgtaactccggaaccgaaagtccgatgaactaaaaatttaatagcgtCTTATTTGAAACTGAAATTTGTttaaatcggttcagctatctctgagataaatgagtgacattatttgacacacacagacatttgccgatctcgacgaactgaatcgaatggtatgtaacactcggccctcggttgaaaagtcgatttttacagtgattgcatagcctttctttatatgagaaaggcaaagtctcaaaaagtcgctcattataaaaaaaaattcgtgataacataaaatctcgacgtttcatgcattttaaagatgtttggcatcaaaaatacgaattcgatttctgaaatttcatttaaaaaaatgagttccggcttatgtgggaatttcatatgtgatcggacggtttagtctatatttccggaaccatataagagATCCGTACgatattttatagacatctgtgggaatATTAttctacatgacatgacaactatatacaagaaaagaaatcattattcgagttctaaaattttgcaaaagaaaaaaacagccacggtaatattgaattgaaaaacctgttttaatccacctagtggtgcaattgtgcctttctcatttatccaaactatggtttaatggctggttatgttcaatataacattgtggaaatgtctatttcattcttattacacttgatgaGCATATATAACTGCtcgactgtcacgaacctgataagcaacatgtcgatactgacacacttgaaacaaacaagtatatattatttatatagcttaatcagcgtgagttcattgttgtcttcatgttaacttcatggtggagaagggaCGAAATAGAATTAGTAGGAGGGGGAGGATGTGtcgggaatcatctaacttattttagtatacgTGGTGGATGAAGGAGATGCATGTAGGAGGTTAGTCTGAGAGGATGGGGGGTGAGACAGAGGGGAGAAGGCGAGTTCAGAGGTAAGAGGTGGAGGAGTAAAAGGAAGGTTCAACACCGAACTttatattataccttccattggAGACTTGGTTAGTGAAATTTGGTTCAGTCGTCATTgaagtggctttagatctgGAATTTTTCCGGATCGTAGACAatacattccaataattttttattCACCATCAGtaatctaggcctgcgaatcgaagtaatttgatgttcatttcaataatttttaaacctataaggtattacgattgtaccggtttatatgagaaattcctttaagaccgctataaccaacctgtaactccggaaccaaaagtcagaactgaatgaaatctaatagtttttctagtgcatgtagggtttcaaaactatttttccttgaaaacagtgagGTTAAGAAACACTAAGTCTTATTCATAAAGATAGAAGCTTCCCTCGCAGCGCTAGAAACTGCTCAATTTCTACCTTCTAATGGTCAATACAATTCCCCTAGAATATTCGATTTGAAACAGATTTTACTTAGTGACGGCACCCCACAACCCATAACTCTGGAATCGAAAatcggatcgagatgaaatttaatagccatttacggggataaaacacctttcatttaagaccaagtttggtcaaatcaccgagaaaccaatgtgactgtaattctgaatttggatacttccaccggggcttccggaaccgatgacggtggctaatgtgaccaaagagacttttaatggctgttagtgacctagtactacaaatctaaGTAGATGTGGCaccattttggaaaagttttcacctttatacattaattacagaaattttaaaatcgacattttctgcgtgatcatACTCTTCACTCTGtaattctggaaccggaagtcggctccattagaaattcaacagcagcctatgggaatgttgtacctttcatttgagactaattttatgaaaatcggttcagccatcactgagaaaagtgagtgagattgtggtcacaaacacacacagacgcacatacatacacacacagactcgacggactgaatcgaatggtatatgtcacttaGACCTCTGGGCCTCCTTTTAAaagacggttttcagagcagttttgtattgagaaaggcaaaacgtaaaTCGTACGAACAAGTTATAGCAAATAGTGGCACATTTTACACTTTTATAATGAGTGGCTCAGGTCCCTTAAGATTTGACCGCACTTACCGCTTGATGACGTCCCAGTTTGATATTTCTTTTGAGTGTTTTGAGAAAACTGAGGAAACGAAAATCATCAACGCAGGCCTGGATACGgttaaagaaatataaacaaattttggtatcCTCGCATCGTTGTCCGGAGCAGTTGGATATGTAAGgacatttattatttttaatctaGTCCTGTAATTTAATTCTATTAATCGAATCGTATATTTAAAGCATTGTCATCAATACCCCCAgggttgaaaaattgattcggTTCTGTGACTCCGAATCAAAAGAATAATGCGTCGGCATCGAAGAATTTATTCCGTGCATTTTAGGTCGTCTTGTTTCAAACACCTATTAAATCTATCTAAAGggtaaatattgcaaaattacgcaaattaaaattaaaaatctgacaCGTTTCATTTTGTAGATGATGATCGAGTTGCACTTCTTGTTACCAACGAACGGAAAACATAGCGATCAGCTGCTGCATTTGCTCCGCCCGTTTTTTCTACGAGATCAGAGATGTCGTATTTTCGCTCTGCAGTTTGTTGCTTTTAGCTAAATAGTTGAAGCAATTTTTCTCctcaaaatatttggtaagtaaATAAGAACAGTTTTGCACGTAATATAAGTTGTTATCGTGGGCGTGGAAACGACATTTATTCACTATTACTTATGGATATACTGGAAGATaaactaatggcgttttcgtttttgactctgcactacaccagtgtagtcgatgctacactcattcaaacgtGAGTGTAATCAGTTTAtctcttttttgcactacaccggtgtagcaccaagaaaaaacgaaagcgCCATAAGATTAATATAATTTCTACCACTTTTTATAGATTATTTCTGCTGCCTCTGCACTCCTTGCTGTCGTTCGATTCCGGTCACGTGGCTTTGACGTACTGCCTCGTGGATCGTCAACTCGTTGGTGGCGAGCCGCGTGGCTTGTTTCGATATTCCACCTGTTTCTATGGGCCTTGGTTGCGTTTAGCTGATCTCGCATCTGCGTGGTGACTTCAGGTATGGTTAAGATGATCGGTCGTGGTATAACGTATatataataacattttttgcagGAAACTATTCAGTCATGTCAAACTGAAGCTTCCAATAATCAACACCGGTGAAACAACGTCATCTCGGTTATTGACATCGGATACATCGAGCAATATGGAACATTTGAAGAATACTGTAGCTTACCCGAGTTCCGAGCCACTACAATTCCATTTGACATTAGTCATACCGGCTGGAATATAATATAGAATTCTGGCTGTCTAAGAGACAAGTATTTTAATTGTGCATtcatgttttttgttttttgttggtgattaattcattttaaatatatgatcaagcgtatgggggatagaccactagtgaataaTTGTTCTTAAACCTAGGGGTAACCACCCATATTTATGGTGGTTtgcagtgttttgtggtaaccggaagccgccatcttggatttcaaaatggcaccaattatcaattttcgtcttctaacaattactacctttcaaatgacacccatattgatggtggttttaagtgttttatggtaaccggaagccgctatcttggatttgaaaatggcgccaaacattaattttcactttctactaattactacctttcaaatgaccctcatattgatggtagtttgcagtgttatggtaaccggaagccgccatcttggatttcaaaatggcgccaatcatcaattttcgcctcctaacaattactacctttcaaatgacaccattttgatggtggttttaagtgttttgtggtaacgggaagccgtcatcttggatttcaaaatggcgccaatcattaattttcactttctgctaattactacctttcaaataaccctcatattgatggtggttttcagtgttttgtggtaaccggaggccgccatcttggatttcaaaatggcgccaataatCGACTTTTAACTTCTattaattactacctttcaaatgacacccatattgatgggatttttcagtgttttttgataaccggaagccgccatcttggatttcaaaatggcgtcaatcataaatttttgccttctactaattactacctttcaaacaacacccatattgatggtggttttaagtgttttgtggtaaccggaagccgccatcttggatttcaaaatggcaccaatcatcaattttcgccttcaactaataaatacctttcaaatgacacccatatttatggtagtttcaagtgttttgtggtaaccggaagccgccatcttggatttcaaaatggcgccaatcatcaattttcagcatctacGAATGGCTACTTTTCAaataatacccatattgatggttgttCTTAGTGCGAATGCCAAGCATCCAGcatactacctttcaaatgacacccatattgatggtggtttttagtgttttgtggtaaccggaagccgccatcttggatttcaaaatggcgccaatcatcaattttcagcatctacGAATGGCTACTTTTCAaataatacccatattgatggttgttCTTAGTGCGAATGCCAAGCATCCAGcatactacctttcaaatgacacccatattgatggtggtttttagtgttttgtggtaacaggatgccgccatcttggatttcaaaatggcgccaatcatcaattttcgcctcctaacaattactacctttcaaatgacacccatattgatggtggttttaagtgttttgtggtaacgggaagccgcaatcttggatttcaaaatggcgccaataattaattttcactttctgctaattactacctttcaaataaccctcatattgatggtggttttcagtgttttgtggtaaccggaggccgccatcttggatttcaaaatggcgccaataatCGACATTTAACTTCTattaattactacctttcaaatgacacccatattgatgggatttttcagtgttttttgataaccggaagccgccatcttggatttcaaaatggcgtcaatcataaatttttgccttctactaattactacctttcaaacaacacccatattgatggtggttttaagtgttttgtggtaaccggaagccgccatcttggatttcaaaatggcaccaatcatcaattttcgccttcaactactaaatacctttcaaatgacacccatatttatggtagtttcaagtgttttgtggtaaccggaagccgccatcttggatttcaaaatggcgccaatcatcaattttcagcatctacGAATGGCTACCTTTCAaataatacccatattgatggttgttCTTAGTGCGAATGCCAAGCATCCATATAATTTATATTGGAAGTctaaattttgggttatccgaacgttacagaaattttgggttatccgctcgttataaattttgggttatgcgctcagtactcaaattttgggttatccgctctttactcaaattttgggttatccgctcagtactcaaatgttgggttatccgctagttactcaaattttgggttatttcATTGCTACACAAACTTTGGGTTACCCGCTCTGTACCCAACGCTTGGGTTATCCGTAACCCAAACTTTGGGTAGTCCTCACACTACCCAAAATTTAAGTTCAAAGCTTGTTACCCGAAAGTGAGGAGATGCACTTTAGTCCATGTTGGGTAGGATTCTACCCAAAATTAGGTAACGGCTGGTAAGCGtgcgtgtacgaactggaaacagccagaattccagctaatttccggttgaactttactggggggTACTGTCAAAtacagccagtccatttaaacttATGTGAGGGAAAAAGAGAAGCTATGTGAGACAAACgatagaattaaaaaaaaaaaaggaaacatCTATCAGCAAGTCCTGTCCCACacggaaacaaaaaactacctaaaattgagttcctttgactcaatctcgtggtatcgtgggggaacttaaaattaggtaaaccgtgttgaaggtagtttccatttaaccacggcaaaaattacaactcattgataggttttttatactcaaatttaagttgaatttacctaattttgagttcaccccaaacaactcaaaagtaacttcccccacggaagatctcgactgagtcgaacctctcgttttgtttttgacaacactaataagtgcgaaagcgacgcacaactcaaaagtaagttaaaagaacttttctgcaggttgttttatttaaccgtgcagAGCCTAACTGGGTTTAACCTTTCTATTTCTATCATCTTTCTTACGTTTACAGTCGTTGTTACTCAAAGATTTTACTATATGCAACTAAACGTGTATGAAGTCGGAATTAAAGGCAACTTTTGTTATGAAATAGACCATGGTCTCGATTGTAAATGTCATGtagaaaattgtcaaaaatcaTTGAACGTCCCACGAGCACGGGCAAAATTACGGTCATCACCATAGAAACTCCGAAAATAATCCCAACTTTAATCCCATAAGGCACATTGATCGATTTCTATCAACTTACAAATGGATAAAGAAACGGCCGTGCTACAGCGCAAGCTGGAATCCGAGTTGAAAAACTACAAAGATGCCCAAAAAGGTAAGTTTTAGCGGAGACACTAGGTATTAAGAGTAGTAATCCTAATGTAATTTTGTCTTGCAGAATTCAACAAGCTTGTCCAGCAACAGCAGCTTCTTGATGGCCAGTATAATGAAAATAAGAATGTTTTAGAGGAACTGCAGCTGTTGAAACCAACAAACACGGTAAAACTTTACTCGACCATCGCTTCCGAAGGAGTTGTTATACCATGTGCCTAACGCTTAATTTTAGGTTTATAAACTTTACGGACCGGTGCTGGTGAAACAGGAACTGGAGGAAAGTAAGCAAAATGTGGCCAAACGTATCGAATACATCAATAAAGAGTTGAAAAAATGCACGGATAACATAAGCAACCTTGAGCAGAAACAGGATAAATACCGAGCCAATTTGCAGAAGTTACAGCGGCAGTACCAGAATCAAATAGCTCTCACGAAGCCTTAGGGATCTGCAGCATCAATCAATGTTTATATTCAGTACATACGCATTGTTAAAGCTGTAAAAAGTTTTAGTGATTGTTATTAAGCATAACATCAATCTAGTAGCATTAGATAAGGAAAAATGCTTCAACTCGTAATATCTAATTCCAAGATTGAGGTTGTGCTTAGAACAAAAGTCACTTTTGAGAACTTTTTGTAATATTTAACATGAATACCCATTAAAATAACATCCTTAGCGTCGAAAAATGCCTATTTGCTTTAAGATAATATAGATTATACTGAAAGTAAAGTACACGACCACTATCGTTAGTATATCATCCATTTACCCGATTGACATTTGCCCGAATGTCAATCACTCGAATGTCACGTACAGCCGAAAGACATTCGACATGGTAATGTTTGATGTTTAAAGGCAAGCACGACGGTTCGATATGTAAATCTTTGTTTATAAAACCCAGAAAAATCGTTTCACTATCCGActtttaataaactgaataaagcAACGAAAACAGAATGgcttttttgtgtctaactagtgctaatttgggtactagtttagatacatcgtccaactagacacccagatggtgctagttactgacgagatgaattcgaaacacacaaaaaaaacaaaatttaattaaagttaggtcttgtgccttaacgcgcaaaacggtttagtccaattttcccTTGTGGGAATTTATTGCATATAGAAGAATGATTGTATggacagtattattattttgtGTTCCTTTTGTTGGAATTGAAGCAATAGTAAATGGTCTTATAAGCATAAAAGTATCTTCCGTTGCATTTGATTTTATGTTTGAGAGAATGAAGTATTCGGGAATAATGATATTCGGGCAAGTGGTCTATTAGGGTTCATGGCATCCGGGTAAATGGTATACTCTGGTTTATGACATTCGGGGAAATGATGCATTCGGGTACATGACTTTCGGGTGAATGTTATAGAATCGCCACCATGATTTTGAATCCAAGATCTAAGACGTTGGGTTAAGGTTGATCCACAATCGATAAGACTGATTCAATTCCACTGGGAAGCCTAAAAACCTaaaagtcaactgtcaaaattcactttaggGGGAAATTCCGGACGAATCTTTCATCGCACAGAACAGTCGTTGATTGCCAGCAAAACAGAACTCTTTTATTGACTGCTATGCACCTTTCTTGGAGAGTAACGGTTTCTCCTAGGTTTCTCCAGAATTTctcctcaaagtgaattttgacatttggctTTTGAGCCCTAACCGATATGATACAGtcttgattcgctggttgggtcacacctctgtccaactagcgaattttattcgttagttggacctaCTTAGGGTGTTTATACATtttggtttcccaggacatgcattgactgtcctggtgtcctggaaagtcgaggaaaatgcttgatttgtcctggtttttctcctgtaagcctaatatatttctatttatttagTCTTTgcttttcactatgctccagatcgTAGTTACGACCGACcacaaccataactgcaacgtatactcatcctcaaTCGGAATGCGACAAGCAAAACTTAATACAGTCGAATCTCACAGTTGTACCTTCcgatggtttttttttaaatctctcATGAGTACCTCGTCAACatcgatgaaacaatggttaCCAGCGCGTCTTCTCGGattaaatcgtctttcaatttGCGACCAAAGGGAATTCCCTTTGGTGCCTTTGAAAATACACATCGGCGTTTAGGTGCTTCTGTTCTCTGGG carries:
- the LOC131692157 gene encoding probable prefoldin subunit 6; the protein is MDKETAVLQRKLESELKNYKDAQKEFNKLVQQQQLLDGQYNENKNVLEELQLLKPTNTVYKLYGPVLVKQELEESKQNVAKRIEYINKELKKCTDNISNLEQKQDKYRANLQKLQRQYQNQIALTKP